One window of Sphingomonas sp. KC8 genomic DNA carries:
- a CDS encoding CpaD family pilus assembly protein — protein MESIDMRRFLATGLLASTLALAACGPVNRGLESVNQPVVSRSDYVIDVNAAGLYSPASPEGKRLDAWFDALNLRYGDRIAIDDPSPYGHEEARSTIAAIVADHGLLLSPAQPVTPGSPTDGSLRVVVSRTTAEVPDCPNWSRPSQPEFAGSTMSNYGCGVNSNLAAMIANPEDLVRGQEASGSDARSVTKAIKSYRDTAPSGAGGSLKSESTAKGN, from the coding sequence ATGGAGAGCATCGACATGCGCCGCTTCCTCGCCACCGGGCTTCTTGCCTCCACCCTCGCTTTGGCCGCGTGCGGCCCGGTCAACCGCGGGCTTGAATCGGTCAACCAGCCGGTCGTCAGCCGCAGCGACTATGTGATCGACGTCAACGCCGCCGGCCTTTATTCGCCGGCTTCGCCCGAAGGCAAACGGCTTGATGCGTGGTTTGACGCGCTCAACCTGCGCTATGGCGATCGCATCGCGATCGACGATCCATCGCCTTATGGGCATGAAGAAGCGCGCAGCACTATCGCCGCGATCGTCGCCGATCACGGCCTGCTGCTCAGCCCCGCGCAACCCGTGACGCCCGGATCGCCGACGGACGGATCACTGCGGGTCGTGGTGAGCCGCACCACCGCCGAAGTGCCCGATTGCCCCAATTGGAGCCGCCCGTCGCAGCCCGAATTCGCCGGATCGACGATGTCGAACTATGGCTGCGGGGTAAATTCCAACCTGGCGGCCATGATCGCCAATCCGGAAGATCTGGTGCGCGGCCAGGAGGCCAGCGGATCCGACGCGCGCAGCGTGACCAAGGCGATCAAGTCCTACCGCGATACCGCCCCCAGCGGCGCCGGTGGATCCCTGAAATCCGAATCGACGGCGAAAGGCAACTGA
- a CDS encoding pilus assembly protein CpaE, translating into MNAPFHSRASALRDPFTAYVCDDATAELLKVVVAELGWAPEKVHKGGLRNAVQTLSVSASPSILFVDMSESGDPLNDINSLAEVCEPGTVVIATGQVNDVRLYRDLVASGIQDYLLKPFNPDQLRDAFAHAQMTLAGPRGGEQSVDRPHLSAAVIGVRGGVGASTIASSIAWLFGDKSGRTTALLDLDIHFGTGALALDLEPGRGLTDAIENPSRIDGLFIERAMVRANDRLAVLSAEAPINQPAFSDGTAFHQLQEEIRSAFECTVVDLPRAMMIQHPHLVHDVQAVVVVAEFTLAATRDTIRILSWLKTNAPQSRVFVVANRTPAVGLPEISRKDFEASIERKVDFVLPYDQKTAAQAAKLGKPLAEVGKTAKIGPLVTEIAASLSAIVDGEAEAGKSSGKSLLGKLGDFKAILPSKKLKQG; encoded by the coding sequence ATGAACGCGCCCTTTCATTCGCGCGCAAGCGCGCTTCGCGATCCGTTCACGGCTTATGTCTGCGACGACGCGACCGCCGAACTGCTCAAAGTCGTCGTCGCCGAACTCGGCTGGGCGCCCGAAAAGGTGCACAAGGGCGGCTTGCGCAACGCCGTCCAGACGCTGTCGGTGTCCGCCAGCCCGAGCATCCTGTTCGTCGACATGTCCGAATCCGGCGATCCGCTGAACGACATCAATTCGCTGGCCGAAGTGTGCGAACCGGGAACGGTGGTGATCGCCACGGGCCAGGTGAACGATGTCCGCCTGTACCGCGACCTCGTCGCGTCGGGCATTCAGGATTATCTGCTGAAGCCGTTCAACCCCGATCAGCTGCGCGACGCGTTCGCCCATGCGCAGATGACGCTGGCCGGTCCGCGCGGCGGCGAACAATCGGTCGATCGCCCGCACCTTTCGGCCGCCGTGATCGGCGTGCGCGGCGGGGTGGGCGCGTCGACCATCGCATCGTCCATCGCCTGGCTGTTCGGCGACAAATCCGGCCGCACCACGGCGTTGCTGGATCTCGACATCCATTTCGGCACCGGCGCGCTCGCGCTTGATCTGGAACCCGGACGCGGCCTGACCGACGCGATCGAAAATCCCAGCCGCATCGACGGGCTGTTCATCGAACGCGCCATGGTGCGGGCCAATGACAGGCTGGCGGTGCTTTCGGCCGAAGCGCCGATCAACCAGCCGGCCTTTTCGGACGGGACCGCATTCCACCAGTTGCAGGAAGAAATCCGCAGCGCGTTCGAATGCACCGTCGTCGATCTGCCGCGCGCCATGATGATCCAGCACCCGCACCTCGTGCACGACGTGCAGGCGGTGGTCGTGGTGGCGGAATTCACGCTGGCCGCGACCCGCGACACCATCCGCATCCTGTCCTGGCTCAAGACCAACGCGCCGCAATCGCGCGTGTTCGTCGTCGCCAACCGGACGCCAGCCGTGGGCCTGCCCGAAATCAGCCGCAAGGATTTCGAGGCGTCGATCGAACGCAAGGTCGATTTCGTCCTGCCATACGACCAGAAAACCGCCGCCCAGGCCGCCAAGCTCGGCAAGCCGCTGGCCGAAGTCGGCAAGACCGCCAAGATCGGTCCGCTGGTGACCGAAATCGCCGCGAGCCTGTCGGCGATCGTCGACGGCGAGGCCGAAGCCGGCAAAAGCAGCGGCAAATCGCTGCTCGGCAAGCTGGGTGACTTCAAGGCGATCCTGCCCAGCAAGAAGCTGAAGCAGGGCTGA
- the cpaB gene encoding Flp pilus assembly protein CpaB, translating to MDVKKLALLIGALLLAGVSAFMAKSMFTGTAAPQANAALPPVPTGPEVLVATRALPVGTIIEPDSFRYQPWPKDLVEKAYFIKGESDLAALTGTVVRVAVTAGAPITQGSLVKPGDRGFLAAALGPGMRAVTVSVSTSSGVAGFVFPGDRIDLVLAQDVAGGGDGPPLKVSETIIRNLRVLATDQRTDNQVGEDGKTVVATFSNVTLEATPKIAEKIAVAQNIGQLSLSLRSIADNTSELERAIAAGEVSVPANADPKAEKQMLLAIASRPVDTDTTYTVGGDVSRYQRRSVPAKGAATSAPGGAPAAASYAPSAAGPVVRIARGNSITEVPVGGK from the coding sequence ATGGATGTGAAGAAGCTGGCACTGCTGATTGGTGCCCTCCTCCTGGCAGGCGTTTCGGCCTTCATGGCCAAAAGCATGTTCACCGGCACCGCCGCGCCGCAGGCCAATGCCGCCTTGCCGCCGGTGCCAACCGGCCCGGAGGTTCTGGTCGCCACCCGCGCCCTGCCCGTCGGCACGATCATCGAACCCGACAGCTTCCGCTACCAGCCGTGGCCGAAGGATCTTGTCGAGAAGGCCTATTTCATCAAGGGCGAAAGCGACCTTGCCGCGCTGACCGGCACCGTCGTGCGCGTCGCGGTGACGGCCGGCGCACCGATCACGCAAGGGTCGCTGGTCAAGCCCGGCGATCGTGGTTTCCTGGCGGCCGCACTTGGCCCGGGCATGCGCGCCGTGACCGTATCGGTTTCGACATCATCGGGTGTCGCCGGCTTCGTCTTTCCGGGCGACCGAATCGATCTGGTGCTGGCGCAGGATGTTGCCGGCGGTGGCGACGGCCCGCCGCTGAAGGTTTCGGAAACGATCATCCGCAACCTGCGCGTGCTGGCCACCGACCAGCGCACCGACAACCAGGTGGGTGAGGACGGCAAGACCGTGGTCGCCACCTTTTCCAACGTGACGCTGGAAGCGACGCCCAAGATCGCCGAGAAAATCGCCGTCGCGCAGAATATCGGCCAGTTGTCGCTATCGCTGCGTTCGATCGCCGACAACACGTCCGAACTGGAACGCGCGATCGCCGCCGGCGAAGTGAGCGTGCCGGCCAATGCCGATCCCAAGGCGGAAAAGCAGATGCTGCTCGCCATCGCCAGCCGCCCGGTCGACACCGACACCACCTACACCGTTGGTGGCGACGTATCGCGCTACCAGCGCCGCAGCGTGCCCGCCAAGGGCGCCGCGACCAGCGCACCGGGGGGTGCACCGGCCGCCGCCAGCTACGCACCGAGCGCGGCTGGCCCGGTCGTGCGGATCGCACGCGGCAATTCCATCACCGAAGTTCCCGTGGGGGGGAAATAA
- the ppdK gene encoding pyruvate, phosphate dikinase, with the protein MTQYVYRFGGGLSDGGQGDKNLLGGKGANLDGMASIGLPVPPGFTITTAMCTRYYEDGQVFPESLKAEVANGIAHIEGVTGKKFGVAADPLLVSVRSGARASMPGMMDTVLNLGLNDETVVGLAAISGDDRFAWDSYRRFIQMYSDVVLELDHGAFEEALEIAKEDKGFTLDTEMSATDWQALVAKYKAIVADQWGKPFPQDVHEQLWGAVGAVFGSWQSERAKVYRRLNDIPASWGTAVNVQAMVFGNMGDTSATGVAFTRDPSKGDRAYYGEFLINAQGEDVVAGIRTPQYLTKAAREAAGAKPLSMEEAMPEVYGQLAKVFDLLETHYRDMQDIEFTVERGHLWMLQTRAGKRTAKAALKIAVDMANEGLITREEAVARVDPAALDQLLHPTLDPNAPRDVIAKGLPASPGAASGIAVFDSDTAEHRAELGDAVILVRTETSPEDIHGMHAAKGILTARGGMTSHAAVVARGMGRPCVSGVGSLAIDAKAKSFRVAGREVREGDIITIDGSTGEVMVGSVATVEPELAGDFGVLMEWADKVRRLKVRANAETPLDCKVARGFGAEGIGLCRTEHMFFDAARITAVRQMILAEDEKGRRTALDKLLPEQRGDFAQIFEIMAGLPVTIRLLDPPLHEFLPHAEEEFNEVAEAAGVGVDALKRRAAELHEFNPMLGHRGCRLGVTYPEIYEMQARAIFEAAVEVAEKSGAAPIPEVMVPLVATRRELELMKDVIDRTAKAVFAEKGRTIDYLVGTMIELPRAALKAGEIAEVGEFFSFGTNDLTQTTLGVSRDDAGRFLTTYVDKGIYARDPFVSLDVEGVGELIEIAAERGRKTRPNVKLGICGEHGGDPASIAFCETIGLDYVSASPYRVPIARLAAAQAALKKA; encoded by the coding sequence ATGACGCAGTATGTGTATCGCTTCGGCGGCGGCCTTTCGGATGGCGGCCAGGGCGACAAGAACCTCCTCGGCGGCAAGGGCGCCAATCTCGATGGCATGGCTTCGATTGGCCTGCCGGTGCCGCCGGGCTTCACCATCACGACCGCCATGTGCACCCGTTATTATGAAGACGGGCAGGTCTTTCCCGAAAGCCTGAAGGCCGAGGTCGCAAACGGCATCGCCCATATCGAAGGCGTGACCGGCAAAAAGTTCGGCGTGGCGGCCGATCCGCTGCTGGTGTCGGTCCGTTCGGGTGCGCGCGCATCGATGCCGGGGATGATGGATACCGTCCTCAACTTAGGGTTGAACGACGAAACCGTCGTCGGCCTCGCCGCGATTTCGGGTGACGATCGCTTCGCGTGGGACAGCTATCGCCGCTTCATCCAGATGTATTCGGATGTCGTCCTCGAACTCGATCATGGTGCCTTCGAAGAAGCGCTGGAGATCGCCAAGGAAGACAAGGGCTTCACCCTCGATACCGAAATGTCGGCCACCGATTGGCAGGCGCTGGTCGCCAAATATAAGGCGATCGTCGCGGATCAGTGGGGCAAGCCGTTCCCGCAGGACGTGCACGAACAGCTTTGGGGCGCTGTCGGCGCGGTGTTCGGATCGTGGCAGTCCGAACGCGCCAAGGTCTATCGCCGCTTGAACGATATCCCGGCCAGCTGGGGCACGGCCGTCAACGTGCAGGCGATGGTGTTCGGCAATATGGGCGACACATCGGCCACCGGCGTCGCCTTCACCCGCGATCCGTCGAAGGGCGACCGCGCTTATTATGGCGAATTCCTGATCAACGCGCAGGGTGAGGATGTCGTCGCCGGCATCCGTACGCCGCAATATCTGACGAAGGCCGCGCGCGAGGCTGCGGGCGCCAAGCCGCTGTCGATGGAAGAAGCGATGCCCGAAGTATATGGGCAGCTCGCCAAGGTGTTCGACCTGCTCGAAACCCATTATCGCGACATGCAGGATATCGAATTCACGGTCGAACGCGGCCATCTGTGGATGCTGCAGACCCGCGCGGGCAAACGCACCGCCAAGGCCGCGCTCAAGATTGCGGTCGACATGGCGAATGAAGGCCTGATCACGCGCGAAGAAGCCGTCGCCCGGGTCGATCCGGCCGCCCTCGATCAGTTGCTCCACCCGACGCTGGACCCGAACGCCCCGCGCGATGTGATCGCCAAGGGCCTGCCCGCCAGCCCCGGCGCGGCGAGCGGAATCGCCGTGTTCGACAGCGACACCGCCGAACATCGCGCCGAACTGGGCGATGCGGTGATCCTGGTGCGCACCGAAACCAGCCCCGAAGACATTCACGGCATGCACGCCGCCAAGGGCATCCTCACCGCGCGCGGCGGGATGACCAGCCACGCCGCCGTTGTCGCGCGCGGCATGGGCCGGCCGTGCGTATCGGGTGTCGGCAGCCTCGCGATCGATGCCAAGGCCAAATCGTTCCGCGTGGCCGGCCGCGAAGTGCGCGAAGGCGATATCATCACCATCGACGGATCGACCGGCGAAGTGATGGTGGGGTCGGTCGCGACCGTCGAACCCGAACTGGCCGGCGATTTCGGCGTGCTGATGGAATGGGCCGATAAGGTGCGCCGCCTGAAGGTGCGCGCCAATGCGGAAACCCCGCTCGATTGCAAGGTCGCGCGCGGCTTTGGCGCCGAAGGCATTGGTCTGTGCCGCACCGAACATATGTTCTTCGATGCCGCGCGGATCACCGCGGTCCGCCAGATGATCCTGGCCGAAGATGAAAAGGGCCGCCGCACCGCGCTCGATAAATTGCTGCCCGAACAGCGCGGCGATTTCGCCCAGATCTTCGAAATCATGGCCGGCCTGCCGGTGACGATCCGTCTGCTCGATCCGCCGCTGCATGAATTCCTGCCCCATGCGGAGGAGGAATTTAACGAGGTGGCCGAAGCCGCCGGCGTCGGTGTCGATGCGCTCAAGCGCCGCGCGGCCGAACTGCACGAATTCAACCCGATGCTCGGCCATCGCGGGTGCCGTCTGGGCGTCACTTACCCTGAAATCTACGAGATGCAGGCGCGCGCCATTTTCGAAGCCGCCGTCGAGGTCGCCGAAAAGAGCGGGGCTGCCCCGATCCCCGAAGTCATGGTCCCGCTCGTCGCCACCCGGCGCGAACTGGAACTGATGAAGGATGTGATCGATCGCACCGCCAAGGCGGTGTTCGCCGAAAAGGGCCGGACGATCGATTATCTGGTCGGCACGATGATCGAACTGCCGCGCGCGGCGTTGAAGGCGGGCGAGATTGCCGAGGTCGGCGAATTCTTCTCCTTCGGCACCAACGATCTGACGCAGACGACCCTGGGTGTCAGCCGTGACGATGCCGGCCGCTTCCTTACCACCTATGTCGACAAGGGCATTTATGCCCGCGATCCGTTCGTCAGCCTCGATGTCGAAGGCGTCGGCGAACTGATCGAAATTGCGGCGGAACGCGGGCGCAAGACGCGCCCGAACGTCAAGCTGGGCATTTGCGGCGAACATGGCGGCGATCCGGCGTCGATCGCCTTTTGCGAAACGATCGGCCTCGATTACGTCTCGGCCTCGCCCTATCGCGTGCCGATCGCCCGGCTGGCGGCGGCGCAGGCGGCGCTCAAAAAGGCCTGA
- a CDS encoding type II secretion system F family protein, translating to METTQLIVFAAAVTGMLLLAVAAFSGPSSNKAQARRLAQLRDRHDKGGANAVEAQMRRILAQRETKLDLAFNRFIPNPALLQKRLDMTGKNWTVGKYAVTSLVIAALVGAVLASQDLPLLLALLVGLALGLGIPHMLIGMQIGRRVAQFTAKFPDAIELLVRGLRSGLPISETMGVVASEVPGPVGVEFRAVADKMKIGRTMDAALQETADRLGTPEFQFFTITLQIQRETGGNLAETLANLAEVLRKRAQMKLKIKAMSSESKASAYIIGALPFIVFALISYINFEYMGKFFTDERLIIAGCGGLVWMAIGAFIMRQMINFEI from the coding sequence ATGGAGACGACCCAGCTCATCGTCTTCGCCGCCGCCGTCACCGGCATGCTGCTGCTGGCCGTCGCGGCCTTTTCAGGCCCGTCGTCCAACAAGGCGCAGGCCCGGCGACTCGCCCAATTGCGCGACCGCCACGACAAAGGCGGCGCCAATGCCGTCGAAGCGCAGATGCGGCGCATCCTCGCCCAGCGCGAAACCAAGCTGGACCTGGCCTTCAACCGCTTCATTCCCAATCCGGCGCTGCTGCAGAAGCGGCTCGACATGACCGGCAAGAACTGGACCGTCGGCAAATATGCGGTGACGTCGCTCGTCATCGCAGCGCTGGTGGGAGCCGTGCTCGCCAGCCAGGATCTGCCGCTGCTGCTCGCTTTGCTCGTCGGGCTGGCACTGGGCCTGGGCATTCCGCACATGCTGATCGGCATGCAGATCGGCCGCCGCGTGGCCCAGTTCACCGCCAAATTCCCCGATGCGATCGAACTGCTCGTCCGCGGCCTGCGGTCAGGCCTGCCCATTTCCGAAACGATGGGCGTGGTGGCATCCGAAGTGCCGGGGCCGGTGGGCGTCGAATTCCGCGCGGTTGCCGACAAGATGAAGATCGGCCGGACGATGGACGCCGCCCTTCAGGAAACCGCCGACCGGCTGGGCACGCCGGAATTCCAGTTCTTCACCATCACCCTGCAGATCCAGCGCGAGACCGGCGGCAACCTGGCCGAAACGCTGGCGAACCTGGCCGAAGTGCTGCGCAAGCGCGCGCAGATGAAGCTGAAGATCAAGGCGATGTCGTCGGAATCCAAGGCATCCGCCTATATCATCGGTGCGCTACCATTCATCGTGTTCGCGCTGATCAGCTACATCAACTTCGAATATATGGGCAAATTCTTCACCGACGAACGGCTGATCATCGCCGGTTGCGGCGGCCTGGTGTGGATGGCGATCGGTGCGTTCATCATGCGCCAGATGATCAATTTCGAAATCTGA
- a CDS encoding type II and III secretion system protein family protein, which yields MRITKNSQYALGLALAACLAAGITTAEWAPAMAAPAATAPSDRVTLSVGTGQMVKLNSAMTDLFVANDAIADVQVRSPTQLYIFGKGAGETTVYATNKSGQVVYSSNVRVGANYSNVGQMLKIAMPEAQITATPMNGMVLLTGTVAAPGDVEEAQQLVQAFVGKETQVISRLKTATPMQVNLQVKIAEVSRELIKEVGVNLMSQDTTGGFLFGIAQGRNIGTITTLPNGATVFDLKNLGQGAGRTNLGLAGKLFGLDIAAALDLAENDGLVTTLANPNLTALSGETASFLAGGEVPIPISQALGTVSVEYKQYGVSLAFTPTVLADGRISLRVRPEVSQLSSAGSVTLQGFNIPGFSTRRAETTVELGSGQAFMIGGLLSNNQNNAVDKAPFLGDLPILGSLFRSNKFQRRESELVIIVTPYLVKPMTASQARLPTDGYKSPTDFERVIGGQSFSGKSGAVRPGPTAAPPVTVAPGIAGSPAADATSATRSTPAKGPAPAPGFSFN from the coding sequence ATGCGGATCACCAAGAATAGCCAATATGCGCTGGGGCTGGCGCTTGCCGCCTGCCTTGCCGCCGGCATCACGACTGCCGAGTGGGCACCGGCCATGGCGGCGCCCGCCGCCACCGCGCCATCGGATCGCGTGACGCTTTCCGTCGGCACCGGCCAGATGGTGAAGCTCAACAGCGCGATGACCGACCTGTTCGTCGCCAATGACGCCATCGCCGACGTGCAGGTGCGTTCGCCCACCCAGCTTTATATTTTCGGCAAGGGCGCGGGCGAAACCACGGTCTACGCCACCAACAAGTCCGGGCAGGTGGTCTATTCCTCCAATGTCCGTGTCGGCGCGAATTACAGCAATGTCGGCCAGATGCTGAAGATCGCGATGCCCGAAGCGCAGATCACCGCGACGCCGATGAACGGCATGGTGCTGCTGACCGGCACCGTCGCCGCCCCCGGCGACGTCGAGGAAGCCCAGCAGCTTGTGCAGGCCTTCGTCGGCAAGGAAACGCAGGTGATCAGCCGGCTGAAGACCGCGACGCCGATGCAGGTGAACCTGCAGGTGAAGATCGCCGAAGTGAGCCGCGAACTGATCAAGGAAGTCGGCGTCAACCTGATGTCGCAGGACACCACCGGCGGCTTCCTGTTCGGCATCGCACAGGGCCGCAACATCGGCACGATCACCACCCTGCCCAACGGCGCCACCGTGTTCGACCTCAAGAATCTGGGTCAGGGCGCGGGACGCACCAACCTCGGGCTGGCGGGCAAGCTGTTCGGCCTCGACATCGCCGCAGCACTCGACCTGGCCGAAAATGATGGGCTGGTGACGACGCTGGCCAACCCCAACCTGACCGCGCTTTCGGGCGAAACCGCCAGCTTCCTGGCGGGCGGCGAAGTACCGATCCCGATCAGCCAGGCGCTGGGCACGGTTTCCGTCGAATATAAGCAGTATGGCGTCAGCCTGGCGTTCACCCCGACGGTGCTGGCCGATGGCCGCATTTCGTTGCGCGTGCGGCCGGAAGTGTCCCAGCTTTCATCGGCCGGGTCGGTGACGCTGCAGGGCTTCAACATCCCCGGATTCAGCACGCGCCGCGCCGAAACGACGGTGGAACTGGGTTCGGGTCAGGCCTTCATGATCGGCGGCCTGCTCTCGAACAACCAGAATAACGCGGTCGACAAGGCCCCGTTCCTGGGCGACCTGCCGATCCTGGGTTCGCTGTTCCGATCGAACAAGTTCCAGCGCCGCGAAAGCGAACTGGTGATCATCGTCACCCCTTATCTGGTGAAGCCGATGACGGCGAGCCAGGCCCGCCTGCCAACCGACGGCTATAAATCCCCCACCGATTTCGAACGGGTGATCGGCGGGCAGAGCTTCAGCGGCAAAAGCGGCGCCGTCCGCCCCGGACCGACCGCTGCACCGCCCGTGACCGTTGCCCCCGGCATCGCCGGCAGCCCGGCCGCCGACGCCACGTCGGCGACGCGCAGCACACCCGCAAAAGGCCCGGCGCCCGCGCCCGGCTTCTCGTTCAACTGA
- a CDS encoding type II secretion system F family protein, producing METQNPTLLGIDVYTIGTLLAALATFALLIAIYAATTVRDPMAKRVKALNERREQLKAGITASTGKRRARLNATNETTDRMRSFLNSLKVLQDEQLKQAQIKLMQAGIRSKDAAVAIIFGRLVLPVVFGGGVLLAIYAFGWLGDWAPIKRFGVAAGALILSYKAPDLYVQNKVGKRTAAIRKGLPDALDLLVICAEAGLTVDAAFHRVAKELGKAYPELGDEFALTAIELGFLTDRRSAFENLATRVDLDSIRGVVTTMIQTEKYGTPLASALRVLSAEFRNERMMRAEEKAARLPAIMTVPLICFILPVLFIVILGPAACSISDNLMTG from the coding sequence ATGGAAACGCAAAACCCGACACTGCTGGGGATCGACGTCTACACCATCGGGACGTTGCTTGCCGCGCTGGCGACCTTCGCGCTGCTGATCGCGATCTATGCCGCGACCACGGTGCGCGATCCGATGGCCAAGCGCGTCAAGGCGCTGAACGAACGACGCGAACAGCTGAAGGCCGGCATCACCGCATCCACCGGCAAGCGCCGTGCCAGGCTGAACGCGACCAACGAAACCACCGACCGGATGCGCAGTTTCCTGAACTCGCTGAAGGTGTTGCAGGACGAACAGCTCAAGCAGGCGCAGATCAAACTGATGCAGGCTGGCATCCGATCGAAGGATGCCGCGGTCGCGATCATCTTCGGCCGGCTGGTGCTGCCGGTGGTGTTCGGCGGTGGCGTCCTGCTGGCCATCTATGCCTTTGGCTGGCTGGGCGACTGGGCACCGATCAAGCGCTTCGGCGTCGCGGCGGGCGCGCTGATCCTGAGCTACAAGGCACCCGACCTGTATGTGCAGAACAAGGTCGGCAAGCGCACCGCGGCGATCCGCAAGGGCCTGCCCGACGCGCTCGACCTGCTGGTGATCTGCGCCGAAGCCGGCCTGACCGTGGACGCCGCCTTCCACCGCGTCGCCAAGGAACTGGGCAAGGCCTATCCCGAACTGGGCGATGAATTCGCGCTCACCGCGATCGAACTGGGCTTCCTCACCGATCGCCGCAGCGCCTTCGAAAATCTCGCCACCCGCGTCGATCTCGATTCGATCCGCGGCGTCGTGACGACGATGATCCAGACCGAGAAATACGGCACCCCGCTGGCATCGGCGCTGCGCGTCCTTTCCGCCGAGTTCCGCAACGAACGGATGATGCGCGCCGAGGAAAAGGCCGCACGGCTGCCCGCGATCATGACGGTGCCGCTGATCTGCTTCATCCTGCCGGTGCTGTTCATCGTCATCCTCGGCCCAGCGGCCTGTTCGATCTCGGACAACCTGATGACCGGTTGA